The window CGAACTGATGGCAGTCCTTTGCCTGTCGGAGAATTTTGAAGAATTAAGACAAAAGATAGACTCGATTTTAGTTGGCTATACGGCTGACAATATCCCACTTCATCTAAAAGATTTAAAATTCGGAGGCGCCATTACCGCATTATTGAAAGATGCGATAGCGCCCAATTTAGTGCAGACACTGGAAGGCAATCCGGTGATTATTCACGGCGGCCCGTTTGCAAATATCGCTCACGGCTGCAATTCCCTTATCGCCACCAAGACAGCGATGCAATACGGCGAGTATGTCCTGACGGAAGCCGGATTCGGCAGCGACCTTGGCGCTGAGAAGTTTTTCAATATCAAATGCCGTAAAGCGGGCATCGTACCGGCTTTGAGTGTACTGGTCGTTACCACTCAGTCGCTGAAATTACACGGCGAGGTGGCCTATGACAAAATAAAGGAACCGAATGCGGAAGGAATACTGAAGGGCATGCGGAATACAGAACGTCACATACAGATTCTGCAATCTTTCGGACAGAAGGTATTGGTGGTGCTGAATCAATTTGATTTTGATACGGAGGAAGAATTGGAATTAATCAAAGATGCCTGCAGAGACAGGCAGGTGGATTTTGCCGTTAACAATGCATTTCAGCTAGGTGGTGCTGGAGCAGAGGATGCTGCTGAAAAGATTATTGCATTAACCGATACCGTAACAGGTACGATTGCATTTACATACAATTTAGAGGATACCGTAGAAGAGAAAATCAACAAGATTGTCCGAAGGATATACAACGGGAACAACGTTCATTTTGAGAAGAAAGCAAGGAATCAGTTAAAAAGGATCCAGCGGCTTGGATTTGACCGTTTACCTGTCTGCATCGCCAAGACACAATACTCCTTTTCCGATGATGCCGAGAACAATAACGCTTATGACAATTTTGATATTACGGTAGACGAATTGATTGTCAATGCCGGTGCCGGCTTTATTGTGGCCGTTTGCGGCGAAATGATGCGGATGCCGGGTCTGCCGGATGAACCGAATGCCCTGCATATTGATGTGATGAATGGTGAAATCATCGGATTGGTATAAACTAAAAAAGGGGAAGCCATCGCAAATGCGATGGCTTCCCTAAGTATTATATTTCCAGCATTATTTTCCTTTGCGTTTACGCTCATTTTCATCCAGGTAAATCTTACGCAGTCGAATGGATTTCGGTGTGACCTCCACATATTCATCGCCCTGAATATATTCCAATGCTTCCTCTAAGGAGAATTTGGTGACCGGAATTAATTTGGCTTTATCGTCTGTTCCGGATGCACGTACATTCGTCAACTGTTTTTTGATGGTGACGTTTACCACCAAATCATCCTGACGGGAGTTTTCGCCAATAACCATACCGGTATAAATCTCATCTCCTGCTTCCACAAAGAAACGGCCTCTGTCCTGTAATTTATCCAGAGAGTAGGCTATCGCTTCACCTGTCTCTTTCGAAATCATAGAGCCATTGATACGACCCTGTATTTCTCCCTTATGCCTGTCATATTTTATAAAGCGGTGTGCCATCACAGCCTGTCCGGAGGTGGCCGTAATCATCTCCGTTCTCAAACCTATCAAACCGCGGGAAGGGATTTCGAAATCCATGATAGAACGATTGCCTTTTAAGACCATATTCTTCATATCCCCTTTACGCTTGGTAATCATTTCAATCGCAGTACCTGCTTTCTCTTCCGGCAGATCGATGGTTAATTCTTCAATAGGTTCACATTTATGTCCGTCAATTTCTTTAAAGATTACCTGAGGCTGGCCTACCTGCAGTTCGTAGCCTTCCCGACGCATGGTTTCTATCAGTACGGACAAGTGCAATACCCCACGGCCAAATACCAGGAATGAATCGGCTGTCTCCCCCTGCTGTACACGAAGCGCCAGGTTTTTTTCCAGTTCTTTGGTTAAGCGGTCTTTAATGTGGCGGGATGTTACAAACTTTCCTTCCTTTCCGAAAAAAGGAGAATCATTGATGGTAAACAACATGCTCATCGTTGGCTCGTCGATAGAAATAGCTGCCATTGCTTCCGGATTCTCCGCATCGGCGATGGTATCCCCGATTTCAAATCCGTCTATACCTACTATTGCGCAGATTTCACCAGCCGGCACTTCATCCACCTTTATTTTAGCCATGCCCTCAAACAGCATCAGGTCCTTGATGCGTGACTTTACGATTTTGCCGTCTCTCTTGATTAAAGCGACCGGCATATTGGATTTCAGCGTACCACGGAAAACACGGCCAACGGCAATACGGCCAACAAACGAGGAATAATCCAGGGATGTGATTTGCATCTGTGCGGTCCCTTCCGCAATCTTTGGTGCAGGAATATGCTCGATGATGCAATCCAGCAAATCAACCACATTTGTCTTAGGTTGTTTATGGTCTGTACTCATCCAGCCATTCTTGGCAGAGCCGTAAATGGTCGGAAAGTCCAATTGTTCTTCGGTTGCATCCAGCTGAAACATCAGGTCAAATACCTTTTCATGCACTTCATCCGGTGTGCAGTTTTCCTTGTCGACTTTATTAATAACGACGATTGGTTTTAAACCCAACTGTAATGCTTTCTGCAACACGAAACGCGTTTGGGGCATAGGCCCTTCAAAAGCATCTACCAGCAATAAAACGCCGTCTGACATTTTCAATACACGTTCTACCTCCCCGCCAAAATCCGCGTGGCCCGGTGTATCAATAATGTTGATTTTATAGTCTTTATATTTTACTGCGGCATTTTTCGCTGTGATGGTAATGCCACGCTCGCGCTCTAACTCATTATTATCCATGATTAAAACGCCCGTGTTCTCATGTTCGGAGAATGTTTTACATTCCCACAGGATTTTATCTACCAAAGTAGTCTTACCGTGGTCAACGTGCGCAATAATGGCAATATTTCTGATTTTTTGCATAAAAAAATAATTCTTTGAATTTCGAGGTGCAAAGGTACATGATTATAAACGCTTTTGCTAATATTACACCTATTGACAATAATTTTTTGACTTTTAATTTCAGAGTTTTAACTTTATAGTAATGTGTGATACCTTTGTTCATATACCGTCCCAAAAGTCAGGCTCTGTCATTTTTGGGAAAAACAGTGACAGAGAACCCAATGAAGCACAACAAATTGTGCATTATCCGAGAAAAATCAGGGTCAAAGTTAGCAGGAAGGCCACATTTATTGAGCTCGAGGTTCCGGTTGAATCCTATGAAGTAATCTTAAGCAAACCCTTTCAAATATGGGGTGCGGAAATGGGATGCAACGAGTTTGGAGTGACCATAGGAAATGAAGCCGTTTTTACCAAAATGCCCTTTGATAAGAAGCAGGTTGGTTTAACGGGAATGGACTTGCTGCGCCTGAGTCTGGAAATATCCAAAACAGCCAAAGATGGCGTGGATAATATCATTCATTTTCTGGAAAAATACGGGCAGGATGCGTGCGGCGGTTATATGGACAAGAATTTCTATTATCACAACAGTTTCATCATTGCAGATAAAAATGAAGGATATGTGCTGGAAACAGCCGGCAGACATTGGATATATGAAAAGGTAACCGGCTATCGGGCCATTTCCAACGGATTAAGCATAGCAGAGAAATATGATGGCATCAGTAAGGATG is drawn from Sphingobacteriales bacterium and contains these coding sequences:
- a CDS encoding formate--tetrahydrofolate ligase; the protein is MQSIESIAQKINLNPAQLIPYGRYMAKIEQDGFSDEKIKASKLILVTSITPTKAGNGKTTTSIGLADGLNRIGKKAVLALREPSLGPCFGMKGGATGAGKSQLIPANNINLHFTGDFHALSIANNMLAALVDNYNFKVQGTPHELKELYWKRAMDVNDRSLRYIITGLHGGKNGLPAETGFDITPASELMAVLCLSENFEELRQKIDSILVGYTADNIPLHLKDLKFGGAITALLKDAIAPNLVQTLEGNPVIIHGGPFANIAHGCNSLIATKTAMQYGEYVLTEAGFGSDLGAEKFFNIKCRKAGIVPALSVLVVTTQSLKLHGEVAYDKIKEPNAEGILKGMRNTERHIQILQSFGQKVLVVLNQFDFDTEEELELIKDACRDRQVDFAVNNAFQLGGAGAEDAAEKIIALTDTVTGTIAFTYNLEDTVEEKINKIVRRIYNGNNVHFEKKARNQLKRIQRLGFDRLPVCIAKTQYSFSDDAENNNAYDNFDITVDELIVNAGAGFIVAVCGEMMRMPGLPDEPNALHIDVMNGEIIGLV
- the typA gene encoding translational GTPase TypA, producing MQKIRNIAIIAHVDHGKTTLVDKILWECKTFSEHENTGVLIMDNNELERERGITITAKNAAVKYKDYKINIIDTPGHADFGGEVERVLKMSDGVLLLVDAFEGPMPQTRFVLQKALQLGLKPIVVINKVDKENCTPDEVHEKVFDLMFQLDATEEQLDFPTIYGSAKNGWMSTDHKQPKTNVVDLLDCIIEHIPAPKIAEGTAQMQITSLDYSSFVGRIAVGRVFRGTLKSNMPVALIKRDGKIVKSRIKDLMLFEGMAKIKVDEVPAGEICAIVGIDGFEIGDTIADAENPEAMAAISIDEPTMSMLFTINDSPFFGKEGKFVTSRHIKDRLTKELEKNLALRVQQGETADSFLVFGRGVLHLSVLIETMRREGYELQVGQPQVIFKEIDGHKCEPIEELTIDLPEEKAGTAIEMITKRKGDMKNMVLKGNRSIMDFEIPSRGLIGLRTEMITATSGQAVMAHRFIKYDRHKGEIQGRINGSMISKETGEAIAYSLDKLQDRGRFFVEAGDEIYTGMVIGENSRQDDLVVNVTIKKQLTNVRASGTDDKAKLIPVTKFSLEEALEYIQGDEYVEVTPKSIRLRKIYLDENERKRKGK